A part of Solea solea chromosome 8, fSolSol10.1, whole genome shotgun sequence genomic DNA contains:
- the LOC131464202 gene encoding PWWP domain-containing DNA repair factor 3A-like, with product MQSLCPICRDTKGQWWSTVERAQQAQQKRREARCLLTSVITEDQGMLQHLKNIITGNTVSPWAKKQDRVILLFEDDEQVDKVMHFLSEVLERTETDKRFADPVAFVMDVLLPEATVYALGAVHSISLDKAKEMYMRGTEFDSSEITQLGEQLQSHISSKARQKLDSFLSNYKKALESEEFLRRL from the exons atgcaaagcttgtgtcccatctgcagggacaccaaaggtcaatggtggagtacggtg gaaaGGGCCCAACAAGCCCAACAGAAGCGACGCGAGGCACGTTgtctgttaaccagtgtaatcacagaggatcagggcatgctgcaacaccttaaa aacatcatcacaggcaacacggtgtctccttgggccaagaaacaggacagggtcatccttctttttgaagatgatgaacaagtggacaaagtcatgcacttcttgtctgaagtactcgaacgtactgagacagacaagagGTTTGCAGATCCAGTGGCATTCGTAATGGATGTACttttgccagag gcaacagtatacgccctcggagctgttcactccatctccctggacaaagccaaggagatgtacatgcgtggcacagagtttgactcaag cgagataacccagcttggggaacagcttcagagccacatttcctcaaaagcgaGGCAGAAACTGGATAGCTTCCTGAGCAATTACAAGAAAGCCTTGGAGTctgaggaattcctcaggcgcctgtaa